In a genomic window of Ipomoea triloba cultivar NCNSP0323 chromosome 3, ASM357664v1:
- the LOC116013161 gene encoding uncharacterized protein LOC116013161 produces the protein MDDCELIQLSLRGYQFTWERGKGSAEWMEERLDKVFATVGWSGQQEGAFVENILTRASDHSALYLSVLGEGLQGGGVRKFFKFEMAWLLDQGCREVVETAWQEGKANGSRDQPALAEFRRIEDQLARLEAQEDVFWRQRAKQHWLKGADANTKFYHRSIALCNVIYNIMVKVLANRMKPLLGDLISKSQSAFIPNRLITYDILVAAEVGHYLHRKHSGLVGWGALKLDIAKAYDMMEWPFLRRMLVALGFAYRWVDLIMLCVTTVSYSFLLNGVPSGQVVPTRRLRQGDPLSPFLFIICAEVLSLLLQQAQAASFIHKCRVARGVPRFPICSLLMIAYFSLRPMPRRQGNTTMEHWEEVAALLGVTQAPNFGKYLVLPAFVGRNRRVVFSYIEDKIRQRVGSWNKKLLSQAGKEVLLKSVAQVMPTFSMSVFLLPKSVCLSIERTMNRYWWGTGMIGEYIGRHVVIYVCQESSVVWASRLCWVSRHDGFSLCPGFSLLGFIRHGISPKTSFMDATIGNSPSYCWRSIMAFHALLFGGVKRKIGDRRSTLIWGHPWLPDGPDPMVATPMPVQLSGSLVSSMVDEVSDSWDLSIFNDIFVPGDVSRIARIPISPAYKDSWF, from the exons ATGGATGATTGTGAGTTGATTCAGCTCTCTTTGAGAGGCTATCAGTTTACATGGGAGAGAGGGAAGGGTTCGGCCGAGTGGATGGAAGAGAGGTTGGATAAGGTGTTTGCAACTGTTGGGTGGAGTGGTCAACAGGAGGGGGCTTTTGTAGAGAATATTTTAACCCGTGCATCTGATCACTCGGCTCTTTACCTAAGTGTTTTGGGTGAAGGGTTGCAAGGTGGTGGGGTTCGTAAGTTTTTCAAGTTTGAGATGGCATGGTTGTTGGACCAGGGATGTAGGGAAGTGGTGGAGACTGCTTGGCAGGAGGGTAAGGCGAATG GCTCTCGGGATCAACCTGCTTTAGCTGAGTTCCGGCGTATTGAGGATCAGTTGGCACGCCTTGAGGCTCAGGAGGATGTCTTTTGGAGGCAGCGAGCTAAGCAACACTGGTTGAAGGGAGCTGATGCAAACACTAAGTTCTATCACAG GTCTATAGCATTATGCAATGTGATCTACAATATTATGGTAAAAGTGCTAGCTAATAGGATGAAACCGCTCTTGGGGGATCTCATCTCGAAATCCCAAAGTGCTTTCATCCCAAACAGGCTAATAACTTATGACATTCTGGTTGCTGCGGAGGTGGGGCACTACCTGCATAGGAAACATAGTGGTTTGGTTGGTTGGGGAGCCCTAAAGTTGGATATAGCAAAGGCATATGACATGATGGAGTGGCCTTTCTTGCGTAGAATGTTGGTAGCATTGGGTTTTGCTTATCGCTGGGTTGATTTGATTATGTTATGTGTCACCACGGTGTCATATAGTTTCTTATTAAATGGTGTTCCCAGCGGCCAAGTTGTCCCCACTCGGAGGCTGAGGCAAGGTGACCCTCTATCACCATTCTTGTTTATAATTTGTGCGGAGGTTCTTTCTTTGTTGTTGCAACAGGCTCAGGCCGCAAGTTTCATCCACAAGTGCAGGGTGGCTAGGGGGGTCCCCCGGTTTCCTATTTGTTCTTTGCTGATGATAGCTTACTTTTCTTTAAGGCCAATGCCTAGGAGGCAGGG GAATACCACTATGGAACATTGGGAGGAGGTGGCAGCTTTACTGGGTGTGACTCAGGCGCCAAATTTTGGTAAATATCTGGTTCTTCCTGCTTTTGTAGGGAGGAATAGAAGGGTAGTTTTCTCTTATATCGAAGACAAAATCAGGCAACGTGTTGGTTCGTGGAATAAGAAACTGCTCTCGCAAGCTGGTAAAGAAGTTTTATTGAAAAGTGTGGCACAAGTTATGCCTACCTTCTCAATGAGTGTTTTTCTACTCCCTAAGTCAGTTTGTTTGTCTATTGAGAGGACCATGAATCGTTATTGGTGGGGTACTGGAATGATAGGGGAATACATTGGAAGGCATGTGGTCATCTACGTGTGCCAAGAAAGTTCGGTGGTTTGGGCTTCAAGGCTATGCTGGGTAAGCAGGCACGACGGTTTCTCACTATGCCCCGGTTTCTCGCTGCTAGGATTTATAAGGCACGGTATTTCCCCCAAGACATCTTTTATGGATGCTACTATTGGTAATAGCCCTAGCTACTGTTGGCGTAGTATTATGGCATTTCATGCTCTTCTCTTTGGTGGGGTGAAGCGAAAGATTGGTGATCGGCGATCAACTCTAATTTGGGGACACCCCTGGTTACCTGATGGACCGGACCCTATGGTGGCTACTCCTATGCCTGTGCAGCTCAGTGGTTCTCTAGTTTCTAGCATGGTTGATGAGGTTAGTGACTCGTGGGACTTGTCTATTTTCAATGATATTTTCGTCCCTGGAGATGTGTCACGCATTGCTAGGATCCCAATTTCGCCAGCTTACAAGGATTCTTGGTTTTAG
- the LOC116013498 gene encoding G-type lectin S-receptor-like serine/threonine-protein kinase At5g35370 has protein sequence MAVGMGASPSPSSSLSFFFIISILLLSCTLSLSGPLAFHPIPPNFTASFNGFIDTSGAFLSSPNSTFRAAVTNVKTEERLYYFVVIHTLSHTVVWAANRNNPVSDSAQLRLSRRGLALYDNDSPKPIWSVPPFSSPNVSVSSLELRDSGNLVLLDSSNNSLWESFDYPTDTMVVGQRLLVGKSLVSSVKEGELSEGDYEFTVTENDAVFLWNKMVYWKLSMYNGAFRDTNARVEYAELRSNGIFLLGSNGTEIAIQVIVKSPDFVILKQGSGGALSTMRLNGAGSEVSGFNAPGDTCRIPLICGRLGVCYSGSCSSCPPGFQTADEGCVPVNGKLSMPSSSSCNTTVAAISYLKLGSDMDYFANDFTEPAAFNVNLSTCEDLCSRNCSCLGIFHSQTSGSCYMVGDYVGSIIKKSGRNDRFGYIKLMMMAMDQAPEDENGRRSIPVVVLVSIPSSVVVLFALVVACGIVWFRRRKVTGKTKRKRRNSSSSYSYGELEDVSIPGLPVRFDYEELVDATENFGTQVGSGGFGTVYKGTLSDGTLVAVKKISSLGVQGRKEFCTEIAIIGKIHHLNLVRLKGFCAHRESRFLVYEYMNRSSLDRALFGNGNGGGPLLEWRERFEIAIGTARGLAYLHSGCEHKIIHCDVKPENILLHDNLLVKISDFGLSKLLSPEQSSWFTTMRGTRGYLAPEWLTNSAITEKTDVYSYGMVLLELVRGKKNCSLQTPIHSGGSAANGSSNGEDYFPLRALEMHEQGRYLELVDPRLAGQVQTQEVEKLVRVALCCVHEDPMLRPTMTNVVAMLEGGLPLGDPQVESLNFLRFYGRRFTEASVVEGDNEQQNVGYLYPQAMPNVGSSATTSSYYSSYMSSQQLSGPR, from the coding sequence ATGGCCGTGGGCATGGGGGCCTCTCCTTCGCCTTCCTCATCCTTatctttcttcttcatcatctctATCCTCCTCTTATCTTGCACGCTCTCCCTCTCTGGACCGCTTGCCTTCCATCCCATACCCCCTAACTTCACCGCTTCCTTCAACGGATTCATTGATACTTCCGGCGCCTTCTTGTCCTCCCCCAATTCTACCTTCCGTGCCGCCGTTACAAACGTCAAGACCGAGGAGCGCTTATACTACTTTGTTGTCATTCATACCCTTTCTCACACTGTTGTTTGGGCCGCCAATCGCAACAACCCTGTCTCCGACTCTGCCCAGCTCCGTCTCTCCCGCCGTGGCCTTGCGCTTTATGATAATGATTCCCCCAAACCCATCTGGTCAGTTCCCCCCTTTTCTTCGCCAAATGTCTCTGTTTCCTCCTTGGAGCTCCGAGACTCTGGAAATCTAGTTCTACTGGATTCCTCCAACAACTCTTTATGGGAAAGCTTTGACTACCCGACCGACACCATGGTCGTCGGGCAGCGGCTGCTTGTCGGGAAATCTTTGGTCAGCTCGGTGAAGGAGGGTGAGCTGTCGGAGGGGGACTACGAGTTCACGGTCACGGAGAATGACGCCGTCTTTCTCTGGAACAAGATGGTGTACTGGAAATTATCCATGTACAACGGCGCGTTTCGGGACACGAACGCGCGCGTGGAATATGCGGAGCTGAGGAGCAACGGGATTTTCCTTTTGGGCTCAAACGGAACGGAGATTGCAATACAAGTTATTGTCAAATCTCCGGATTTTGTAATCCTGAAGCAGGGAAGCGGTGGCGCGTTGAGCACCATGCGCTTAAATGGCGCCGGTAGCGAGGTATCTGGATTCAACGCTCCGGGCGATACTTGTAGGATACCACTCATTTGCGGGAGGCTGGGAGTGTGTTATAGTGGCAGCTGTTCCTCTTGCCCTCCTGGATTTCAAACGGCAGACGAGGGTTGCGTCCCCGTAAATGGCAAGCTATCAATGCCTTCTTCCTCGTCGTGTAATACCACGGTCGCAGCAATCTCGTATTTGAAATTAGGGAGCGATATGGACTATTTCGCAAATGATTTCACGGAGCCGGCGGCGTTTAATGTGAACTTATCTACCTGTGAGGATCTTTGCTCCAGAAATTGTTCTTGCCTGGGAATCTTTCATAGCCAAACCTCAGGTTCTTGTTACATGGTTGGAGATTATGTAGGTTCAATTATAAAGAAATCGGGCCGCAACGATCGTTTTGGTTATATTAAATTGATGATGATGGCGATGGATCAGGCTCCTGAAGATGAAAATGGGAGGAGGAGCATCCCAGTGGTTGTTTTGGTGTCGATACCATCATCCGTTGTTGTCCTGTTTGCCCTGGTGGTCGCCTGCGGCATCGTTTGGTTTAGGAGGAGAAAGGTAACGGGAAAAACGAAGAGAAAACGGAGGAATTCCTCTTCTTCCTATTCCTATGGTGAGCTGGAAGATGTTTCAATTCCAGGCTTGCCCGTGAGATTCGATTACGAGGAGCTGGTGGATGCTACGGAGAATTTCGGGACTCAAGTTGGTTCCGGCGGATTTGGGACGGTATACAAAGGCACTCTCTCCGACGGAACGCTGGTGGCTGTCAAGAAAATAAGCAGCCTGGGAGTACAAGGGAGGAAGGAGTTCTGCACGGAGATCGCGATTATTGGGAAGATCCATCACCTTAATCTTGTGAGATTGAAGGGGTTCTGTGCACACAGGGAATCAAGATTTCTAGTATACGAGTACATGAACCGGAGCTCATTGGATCGAGCTCTGTTCGGAAATGGAAATGGAGGAGGCCCCCTGTTGGAATGGCGAGAGAGGTTTGAGATTGCCATCGGCACAGCTCGGGGGCTGGCTTACTTGCACAGCGGATGTGAGCACAAGATCATTCACTGTGACGTTAAGCCCGAAAACATCCTACTGCACGACAATTTGCTGGTGAAAATCTCCGATTTTGGCCTGTCCAAGCTGCTGTCTCCAGAGCAATCTAGCTGGTTCACTACCATGAGAGGGACTAGAGGTTATTTAGCCCCAGAATGGCTCACAAACTCGGCCATCACAGAGAAGACAGATGTGTATAGTTACGGAATGGTATTGCTGGAATTAGTAAGAGGAAAGAAGAATTGCTCACTTCAGACACCAATCCACAGTGGGGGGTCTGCAGCAAATGGTAGTAGTAATGGAGAGGATTACTTCCCGCTACGAGCCCTGGAGATGCATGAACAAGGGAGGTACCTGGAGCTGGTGGATCCAAGGCTGGCAGGGCAGGTGCAGACCCAGGAGGTGGAGAAGCTGGTGCGAGTGGCTCTCTGCTGTGTGCACGAAGATCCAATGCTGAGGCCAACCATGACAAATGTGGTCGCAATGCTCGAAGGAGGGCTGCCTCTGGGTGATCCTCAGGTGGAGTCCCTCAACTTCTTGCGTTTCTATGGCAGGAGGTTCACCGAAGCATCAGTTGTCGAGGGGGATAACGAGCAGCAGAATGTAGGGTATCTCTATCCACAGGCAATGCCAAACGTCGGGAGCAGTGCTACCACTAGTTCTTACTACTCCTCTTACATGTCTTCCCAGCAACTCTCTGGTCCTAGATAA
- the LOC116013499 gene encoding oxysterol-binding protein-related protein 1C-like isoform X1 → MHPRLCCRTTVAAQNPVAAPPPGPPLATFLNMSPSPPRSPRAASTPWRRAQLRLRSISEAHRRSTPQNPLPSVKIKEMVGNGISGILYKWVNYGRGWRPRWFVLQDGVLSYYKIHGPRKIVTNTQTEKGSMVIGQKSLRRINSSKLPSSSKSLRRKPCGEIHLKVSSVRENKSDDRRFSLYTGMKTLHLRTESRDDRIQWVEALVAAKEMSPRVPNGELLLMTQMNDNLAVSTEKLRRRLMEEGISEAAIQDSEQIMRSEFAAWHKDLLLLKHKELALVDKVRQLEAEKVDLENTLVDESQRQAYDAHFQDKFREGSINESDDDSHDTDRYHAIEEESDDDDDDMFADARDFLSSNPVRAGGNDDGKSSSENDDEGNHPSEGGVSVENKYPNVSRRKKLPDPVEEEKGVSLWSMIKDNIGKDLTKVCLPVYFNEPLSSLQKSFEDFEYSYLLDEAYESGKVGNSLARILKVAAFAASGYASTDGRHCKPFNPLLGETYEADYPDKGLRFISEKVSHHPMILAFHCEGRGWKLRADCNLKSKFWGRSIQLDPVGILSLEFDDGEVFKWSKVTTSIYNLILGKIYCDHYGTMSIQGNRNYSCRLKFKERSLIDRNPHELNGVVQNNGKTVATLFGKWDQSIHYCQDDCLGKDKGPVSMLNAELLWKRSKPSKCKSKYNFTSFAITLNELTPGLKEKLPPTDSRLRPDQRFLENGEYEMANSEKLRLEQRQRQAVKMQESGWKPKWFSKQKDSDMYRYIGGYWEAKEHGNWGTCPNIFGEVSTI, encoded by the exons ATGCATCCTCGCTTGTGCTGTCGTACCACCGTGGCTGCGCAAAATCCTGTGGCGGCTCCTCCACCAGGTCCGCCGTTAGCAACCTTCCTCAACATGTCTCCGTCTCCGCCGCGGTCGCCCCGTGCGGCCTCCACGCCGTGGCGTCGGGCCCAGCTCCGGCTGCGCTCCATCTCCGAGGCTCACCGGAGGTCCACCCCTCAGAATCCGCTGCCCTCCGTGAAGATCAAAGAAATGGTGGGGAATGGAATCTCCGGAATACTGTACAAGTGGGTGAATTACGGGAGGGGATGGCGGCCCCGCTGGTTCGTCCTCCAAGACGGGGTACTCTCCTATTACAAAATTCACGGTCCCCGTAAGATCGTCACCAATACGCAGACGGAGAAGGGCTCTATGGTTATCGGTCAGAAATCGTTGCGTCGAATCAATAGTTCTAAACTCCCCTCTTCTTCCAAATCCCTCCGCCGCAAACCCTGTGGTGAGATCCACCTTAAG gTGTCTTCTGTGAGGGAAAATAAATCAGACGATCGAAGGTTTTCATTATATACTGGGATGAAGACTCTGCATTTGAGGACAGAGTCAAGGGATGACCGAATTCAATGGGTTGAAGCATTGGTTGCAGCTAAGGAGATGTCTCCTCGAGTGCCAAATGGTGAACTTCTTCTAATGACTCAAATGAATGATAATCTGGCTGTGTCAACTGAGAAGCTCAGAAGGCGCCTGATGGAGGAGGGCATTAGTGAGGCTGCAATTCAGGACAGTGAGCAGATCATGAGGAGTGAATTTGCAGCTTGGCATAAAGATTTATTGCTGCTCAAGCATAAGGAGCTCGCGCTGGTTGACAAAGTGCGCCAGTTGGAG GCAGAAAAAGTTGATCTTGAAAATACACTCGTTGATGAGAGCCAAAGACAGGCATACGATGCTCATTTCCAGGACAAATTTAGAG AAGGAAGCATAAATGAATCAGATGATGACAGTCATGACACTGATAGGTATCATGCAATAGAGGAAgaaagtgatgatgatgatgatgacatgTTTGCTGATGCTCGAGACTTTCTTTCTTCTAATCCAGTGAGAGCCGGTGGGAATGATGATGGAAAATCATCATCCGAAAACGATGATGAAGGAAATCATCCTTCTGAAGGTGGAGTATCAGTTGAAAATAAATATCCTAATGTGAGTCGTAGAAAGAAATTGCCAGACCCAGTTGAAGAAGAGAAGGGAGTAAGCCTGTGGTCAATGATCAAAGATAACATTGGGAAGGATCTTACTAAAGTATGTCTTCCAGTATATTTCAATGAACCGCTCTCTTCTCTGCAGAAAAGTTTTGAAGATTTTGAATACTCTTATCTTCTTGACGAAGCATATGAATCTGGAAAAGTG GGTAACAGCCTTGCAAGGATACTTAAGGTAGCAGCATTTGCTGCATCTGGATACGCTTCCACTGATGGAAGACATTGCAAGCCATTTAATCCCTTACTTGGTGAGACCTATGAAGCTGATTACCCTGACAAGGGGTTACGATTCATCTCGGAGAAG GTTAGTCATCATCCAATGATCCTTGCATTCCACTGCGAAGGCCGGGGATGGAAACTTCGGGCAGATTGCAATTTAAAGAGTAAGTTTTGGGGTAGATCCATTCAGCTTGATCCTGTTGGTATCCTTTCATTGGAATTTGATGATGGAGAAGTATTTAAGTGGAGCAAG GTAACAACTTCTATATACAACCTCATTTTAGGAAAAATCTACTGTGATCATTATGGTACCATGTCTATCCAAGGAAATCGCAACTACTCCTGCAGGCTAAAGTTCAAGGAGCGGTCTCTCATTGATCGAAACCCTCACGAG CTAAATGGAGTTGTACAGAATAATGGAAAGACAGTGGCAACACTCTTTGGGAAATGGGACCAGAGCATACATTACTGCCAGGATGATTGTTTAGGGAAAGATAAAGGACCAGTTTCAATGTTGAATGCAGAATTGCTGTGGAAGCGCAGCAAACCATCAAAATGCAAAAGCAAATACAACTTCACCAGCTTTGCAATCACCCTTAACGAATTGACTCCAGGGCTAAAG GAGAAATTGCCACCAACAGATTCAAGACTCAGGCCTGATCAAAGATTTCTTGAAAATGGCGAATATGAAATGGCTAACTCAGAAAAGTTGCGCCTGGAGCAAAGGCAGCGCCAG GCTGTTAAGATGCAAGAAAGCGGATGGAAACCAAAGTGGTTTTCAAAACAAAAGGACAGCGATATGTACCGGTATATTGGTGGATATTGGGAGGCCAAAGAGCATGGCAACTGGGGAACATGCCCCAATATCTTTGGTGAAGTATCTACCATTTGA
- the LOC116013499 gene encoding oxysterol-binding protein-related protein 1C-like isoform X2 yields MKTLHLRTESRDDRIQWVEALVAAKEMSPRVPNGELLLMTQMNDNLAVSTEKLRRRLMEEGISEAAIQDSEQIMRSEFAAWHKDLLLLKHKELALVDKVRQLEAEKVDLENTLVDESQRQAYDAHFQDKFREGSINESDDDSHDTDRYHAIEEESDDDDDDMFADARDFLSSNPVRAGGNDDGKSSSENDDEGNHPSEGGVSVENKYPNVSRRKKLPDPVEEEKGVSLWSMIKDNIGKDLTKVCLPVYFNEPLSSLQKSFEDFEYSYLLDEAYESGKVGNSLARILKVAAFAASGYASTDGRHCKPFNPLLGETYEADYPDKGLRFISEKVSHHPMILAFHCEGRGWKLRADCNLKSKFWGRSIQLDPVGILSLEFDDGEVFKWSKVTTSIYNLILGKIYCDHYGTMSIQGNRNYSCRLKFKERSLIDRNPHELNGVVQNNGKTVATLFGKWDQSIHYCQDDCLGKDKGPVSMLNAELLWKRSKPSKCKSKYNFTSFAITLNELTPGLKEKLPPTDSRLRPDQRFLENGEYEMANSEKLRLEQRQRQAVKMQESGWKPKWFSKQKDSDMYRYIGGYWEAKEHGNWGTCPNIFGEVSTI; encoded by the exons ATGAAGACTCTGCATTTGAGGACAGAGTCAAGGGATGACCGAATTCAATGGGTTGAAGCATTGGTTGCAGCTAAGGAGATGTCTCCTCGAGTGCCAAATGGTGAACTTCTTCTAATGACTCAAATGAATGATAATCTGGCTGTGTCAACTGAGAAGCTCAGAAGGCGCCTGATGGAGGAGGGCATTAGTGAGGCTGCAATTCAGGACAGTGAGCAGATCATGAGGAGTGAATTTGCAGCTTGGCATAAAGATTTATTGCTGCTCAAGCATAAGGAGCTCGCGCTGGTTGACAAAGTGCGCCAGTTGGAG GCAGAAAAAGTTGATCTTGAAAATACACTCGTTGATGAGAGCCAAAGACAGGCATACGATGCTCATTTCCAGGACAAATTTAGAG AAGGAAGCATAAATGAATCAGATGATGACAGTCATGACACTGATAGGTATCATGCAATAGAGGAAgaaagtgatgatgatgatgatgacatgTTTGCTGATGCTCGAGACTTTCTTTCTTCTAATCCAGTGAGAGCCGGTGGGAATGATGATGGAAAATCATCATCCGAAAACGATGATGAAGGAAATCATCCTTCTGAAGGTGGAGTATCAGTTGAAAATAAATATCCTAATGTGAGTCGTAGAAAGAAATTGCCAGACCCAGTTGAAGAAGAGAAGGGAGTAAGCCTGTGGTCAATGATCAAAGATAACATTGGGAAGGATCTTACTAAAGTATGTCTTCCAGTATATTTCAATGAACCGCTCTCTTCTCTGCAGAAAAGTTTTGAAGATTTTGAATACTCTTATCTTCTTGACGAAGCATATGAATCTGGAAAAGTG GGTAACAGCCTTGCAAGGATACTTAAGGTAGCAGCATTTGCTGCATCTGGATACGCTTCCACTGATGGAAGACATTGCAAGCCATTTAATCCCTTACTTGGTGAGACCTATGAAGCTGATTACCCTGACAAGGGGTTACGATTCATCTCGGAGAAG GTTAGTCATCATCCAATGATCCTTGCATTCCACTGCGAAGGCCGGGGATGGAAACTTCGGGCAGATTGCAATTTAAAGAGTAAGTTTTGGGGTAGATCCATTCAGCTTGATCCTGTTGGTATCCTTTCATTGGAATTTGATGATGGAGAAGTATTTAAGTGGAGCAAG GTAACAACTTCTATATACAACCTCATTTTAGGAAAAATCTACTGTGATCATTATGGTACCATGTCTATCCAAGGAAATCGCAACTACTCCTGCAGGCTAAAGTTCAAGGAGCGGTCTCTCATTGATCGAAACCCTCACGAG CTAAATGGAGTTGTACAGAATAATGGAAAGACAGTGGCAACACTCTTTGGGAAATGGGACCAGAGCATACATTACTGCCAGGATGATTGTTTAGGGAAAGATAAAGGACCAGTTTCAATGTTGAATGCAGAATTGCTGTGGAAGCGCAGCAAACCATCAAAATGCAAAAGCAAATACAACTTCACCAGCTTTGCAATCACCCTTAACGAATTGACTCCAGGGCTAAAG GAGAAATTGCCACCAACAGATTCAAGACTCAGGCCTGATCAAAGATTTCTTGAAAATGGCGAATATGAAATGGCTAACTCAGAAAAGTTGCGCCTGGAGCAAAGGCAGCGCCAG GCTGTTAAGATGCAAGAAAGCGGATGGAAACCAAAGTGGTTTTCAAAACAAAAGGACAGCGATATGTACCGGTATATTGGTGGATATTGGGAGGCCAAAGAGCATGGCAACTGGGGAACATGCCCCAATATCTTTGGTGAAGTATCTACCATTTGA